The genomic interval TGTCATGTTTATTTCTCCTTTTCATTTTATTTATTTTGTTTTTTCAGTGTTGAATTTTTCAATCATTCTCTAAAACTATTAACCTTTAAAAATAAAAGGGGAGTTCTTTTACAGGTATGCTTATTTAAACAAATTTTTAAGAATAAACCATACATTTGCCGGCCTTTCTGCTAATCTTCTCATAAAATATCCGAACCAATCTTTTCCATAGGGGACATATACTCTTACTTTGTATCCTTCTTCCACTAGCTTATTTTGCAAATCTTCACATATGCCATAAAGCATTTGGAATTCAAACTTGTCTTTAGCTATTCCATGCTTATCAGCAAGCTCTTTTGTGAATTGAATAATTTTTTCATCATGGCTGGCAACAGCTGTATAATTTCCATTCAGCATATGCATTTCTATGATTTTTTTGTAGTTTTCATCTACATCTTTTTTCTCTGGAAAAGCAACATCTGGTGACTCTTTATAAGCACCTTTTACGAGACGCAAATTGGCTTGTAACGCATTCAAATGTTTCATATCTTCTTCTGTTCGATATAAATATGCTTGAATGACTAAACCAACATTATCAAATTCTTGACGAAGCTCTTCATAGATATCGATTGTTATTTGACAATGGGCATAGTCTTCCATATCGATGCGAACAAAATTTCCGTATTGGTTTGCTCGAGAAACAATTTTCCACATATTACTTAAACATAAGTCTTTATCAATATCTAATCCAAGAGATGTCATTTTCACCGATAAATGGGATTGAACCCCTGATGCATGAATTTCATCTAATGTTTTTAAAGACATGATTGTTGATTCATTTGCTTCTTCTTTCGTGTAGACGAATTCTCCCAAATGGTCAAGGGTAACTACTCTACCGGATTTGTTTAATTCTGCGACTTTCGAAATCGCTTCTGCAATGGATTCCCCAGAAACGAATCGTTTCGCTCCAAAGCGTAAGCCATATTTGCGAGCTAGCTTATTTGCGGATTTATTCTTAGCTAATGACTGAAACATATTTCTCAATGCAACTTCCATTATCAGGCTCCCCTTTTTAAACACTTTTGTTTAAAATATATCCACTGTACATTTTTGTTTAATTGATGCTTTGATTATACAATAGGACTTCCTTAAAAATCTATAATTTTCTGATAAATTTTTATTATTAGATTAAACAAAATAATGGAAGCGCATAACTGAAAATTCATCTTATTCCTATCAAAAAAAGATTATCCTAAAAGTACGATTCTCAAAAGAAGGCTTTCTATTAAAACCCACTTTTAAGAGAGTACTTCTAAGACAATCTCTTAACTAATGCTATATGTTCTCTTCTTTTTTCTCCCTATAAAATACTTTGCTAAAACTCCATATTTCGGAGAGCAAAGAAAACTAATCATAAAAATGATTCCTGTGGAAAAGGCCATGGCCCCTGAGATGGAGGTATCTAACCATACGGCCATATAATAGCCAATAAATGCAGACAGGATTCCAAAGCAACTACTTAATAGAAATAGAAAGGATAAGCGATCTGTCCATAAATAAGCAGCTGCGGCAGGAGTTATCAACATGGCAACTACCATTATTGCTCCGACCGCATCAAATGCAGCTACGGTTGTTAAAGACACTAAAGACATAAACAGATAGTGCATAAAGATAACTGGAATACCGAGACTTGCAGCAAGCGCAGGGTCAAAAGATGTAATCTTCCATTCCTTATAGAAGGCTAGTATAACAGCGACAACAATTAGTAAAACAACGCTTAGTAATACAACTGCTTCTGGTACACTTCCAAGAAGCGGAATTTCCATTCTCTCCCAAGGGATAAACGTTATTTCTCCCATCAAAGTATGCTTCACATCTAAATGAGCATTTCCTACTTTGGTTGCTATGAGAATAACCCCAATCGCAAATAAGGTCGTAAATACAATCCCAATCGAAGCCTCCTGCTGTACACCTCGTGTATGAAGCCATTGAACAACAATTGCAGTAACCAAACCTGTAATAACCGCCCCAATCAACATATGGATTCCTGTTAATTCTCTAGTAATTAAATAAGCACATACAATTCCCAAGAGCACGGTATGACTTATGGCATCTGCCATCATCGCCATCCTTCTTAAAATTAACAGAACACCAATTAGACCACAGCTTAATCCAACTAATGAGGCAGTTAACAATATCCATCCTGTATAGCTCATTATTGTTCTACCTCCTTCGTCATTTCTAATAGAGCTATACTCTTTCTTTGTTTTTTTTGCTGAAAAAATACAACTGCCAATCCCTTTTTACTTCCTAAAAATAAGGATACAAGGAAAACAGAAGATGCTGTTACCACAATAAAGGGGCCAGTTGGCCATCCCTTGCCGACTGTACTAAGTAATGTCCCAACCATTCCCGAACTTCCACCAAACAAAGCGGATAGAATTACCATCACTTTGAACGATTCTGTCCAATATCTTGCACTCACGCTCGGAATTATTAATAAAGCGGCCATTAAAATAACACCAACCGCTTGAATCCCAACAACGATGACTAATACAAGGATTGCCATATATAATGCATTCATCTTAGTTGTCGATATGCCTAAGCCTTTAGCAAAGCTAGGATCGAACAAAAAGATTTTCCATTCTTTAAATAAAAGCACCGTTAGGAAAAGGACAATCAGAGCAACTGTCATCATTGTCCAAACATCCTTCGAAACCATAGAAGCTGCCTGCCCGAATATAAAACTATCTAACCCACTTTGATTACCACCAGGCATCCGATTTGCAAATGTTAACAGCATAATCCCTAAGCCAAAAAAGACAGATAAAACAATTCCCATTGCCGCATCTTCCTTCACTCGACTAGAGCTTCTTATCCACTGAATAAGAAAAGCACCTAATAATGCAGTAATCGCTGCTCCAATAACCATCACAAAAAGATTTTTTTCTCCTACTATCATAAAACCAAGTACTACTCCTGGTAATGCTGCATGAGAAAGAGCATCACTCATTAAGCTTTGTCTTTTCCAATAAGCAAAGCTACCAATGACACCAGCTGCCATTCCTAATAAGAAGGTACTGAATAAAACGGATTGCGCATTATAAGAAAGAAAACTAAACATTATCGCTTCTCTCCTATCCAGTGTAAAGTTCCTCCATACGCCTTTATAATATTCTCTTTCGTAAAAGTCTCCTTCGTTGGTCCATGGGCGATTACGGTTTTATTCAGGAGAAGGACATGATCAAAATATTCCTCCACGGTTTGCAAATCATGATGGACAACCATCACTGTTTTCCCGCTCTCCTTTAGCATCTTTAGCGTCTCCATGATTGCTTTTTCCGTCGTAGCATCGACACCTGCCAATGGTTCATCTAAGAAATAAAGATCTGCATCTTGAGCAAGAGCGCGGGCGAGAAATACCCGCTGCTGTTGCCCACCTGATAACTGGCTAATTTGTCGATTTGCAAAGTCTTCCATTTTCATTTCTTTTAATGCATTCAATGCCTTTTGCTTTTGTTCTTTCTTCGGCCACTTTAACCAGCCAATTTTCCCATACTGTCCCATCGTTACAACATCAAGTGCATTTGTTGGAAAATCCCAATCGACAGAGCCACGCTGTGGAACATACCCAATTTTCGATTTTGCTGTTTGATATTTTTTACCGAAAAAAAGCACCTTTCCTTTAGTAGCAGGATGAAGTTCTAGCATTACTTTTAATAAGGTAGATTTCCCAGCACCATTTGGACCAACAATACTTGTTAGCGTTCCCGGCTTAATTTGAAAATTCACATTGGATAACACCTCATTTTTTCGATAGGCAGCTGAAACATTCTCTACAGTCAGAATCGTCTCCATATTACTCCACCCCTCTGCTCAATGCTTGATAAATAGTTGAAACATTATGTTCATACATCCCTATATACGTTCCTTCTTTTGAATCTGCATCCCCCATAGCATCCGAGAATAATTCTCCACCAAGCTCTATATCGAGCCCCTCTTTTTTCCCACCTTCAATCACTGCATTTATGGAAGCAGGGTTAATGCTACTTTCGATAAAAACAGCAGGAACTTGCTGTTCCACTAGTAATTGAATAGTCTCCTCTATATCCGATAATCCAATTTCCGCTTCCGTACTTAGACCTTGTAATCCAACAACCTCTAGATCTAGCATTCTTCCAAAATAGCCAAAAGCATCATGTGCTGTAACTAATACACGCTTATCCGATGGTAATGTCTCCATCTGTGCTTTTGCTTCTTCCTTCAATGTATCAAATTTTTTAAAATACGCTTGTTTATTTTTTTCAAAATATTCACTATCATCCGGCAAAGCTTTCTTTAACTCATTTGTTGCTGCATCAAGTGATTCCTTCCATAAATCAATATCGAACCAAATATGAGGATCGATTGCACCTTCCTCATCCTTTAAAAGCTTTTCCTCTGGGTTAACTTCTCCAATAGCAAGAACCGGTCTTGTTTTCCCAATTTCTTCAAATACCTTTACCATATTCGCCTCTAGATGTAAGCCACTATAAAAGATGATGTCTGCATCCTCCATTTTCTGGATATCCCCTTGGGTAGCTGTATATAAATGCGGA from Niallia sp. FSL W8-0635 carries:
- a CDS encoding proline dehydrogenase, whose translation is MEVALRNMFQSLAKNKSANKLARKYGLRFGAKRFVSGESIAEAISKVAELNKSGRVVTLDHLGEFVYTKEEANESTIMSLKTLDEIHASGVQSHLSVKMTSLGLDIDKDLCLSNMWKIVSRANQYGNFVRIDMEDYAHCQITIDIYEELRQEFDNVGLVIQAYLYRTEEDMKHLNALQANLRLVKGAYKESPDVAFPEKKDVDENYKKIIEMHMLNGNYTAVASHDEKIIQFTKELADKHGIAKDKFEFQMLYGICEDLQNKLVEEGYKVRVYVPYGKDWFGYFMRRLAERPANVWFILKNLFK
- a CDS encoding metal ABC transporter permease — its product is MFSFLSYNAQSVLFSTFLLGMAAGVIGSFAYWKRQSLMSDALSHAALPGVVLGFMIVGEKNLFVMVIGAAITALLGAFLIQWIRSSSRVKEDAAMGIVLSVFFGLGIMLLTFANRMPGGNQSGLDSFIFGQAASMVSKDVWTMMTVALIVLFLTVLLFKEWKIFLFDPSFAKGLGISTTKMNALYMAILVLVIVVGIQAVGVILMAALLIIPSVSARYWTESFKVMVILSALFGGSSGMVGTLLSTVGKGWPTGPFIVVTASSVFLVSLFLGSKKGLAVVFFQQKKQRKSIALLEMTKEVEQ
- a CDS encoding metal ABC transporter ATP-binding protein — its product is METILTVENVSAAYRKNEVLSNVNFQIKPGTLTSIVGPNGAGKSTLLKVMLELHPATKGKVLFFGKKYQTAKSKIGYVPQRGSVDWDFPTNALDVVTMGQYGKIGWLKWPKKEQKQKALNALKEMKMEDFANRQISQLSGGQQQRVFLARALAQDADLYFLDEPLAGVDATTEKAIMETLKMLKESGKTVMVVHHDLQTVEEYFDHVLLLNKTVIAHGPTKETFTKENIIKAYGGTLHWIGEKR
- a CDS encoding metal ABC transporter permease; this translates as MSYTGWILLTASLVGLSCGLIGVLLILRRMAMMADAISHTVLLGIVCAYLITRELTGIHMLIGAVITGLVTAIVVQWLHTRGVQQEASIGIVFTTLFAIGVILIATKVGNAHLDVKHTLMGEITFIPWERMEIPLLGSVPEAVVLLSVVLLIVVAVILAFYKEWKITSFDPALAASLGIPVIFMHYLFMSLVSLTTVAAFDAVGAIMVVAMLITPAAAAYLWTDRLSFLFLLSSCFGILSAFIGYYMAVWLDTSISGAMAFSTGIIFMISFLCSPKYGVLAKYFIGRKKKRTYSIS
- a CDS encoding metal ABC transporter solute-binding protein, Zn/Mn family — protein: MWKVVLTGLLMTFVFLTGCSAESTGSKEDGKLTVVTTIAQIAEPMSVIGGDKVEVKSLMGPGVDPHLYTATQGDIQKMEDADIIFYSGLHLEANMVKVFEEIGKTRPVLAIGEVNPEEKLLKDEEGAIDPHIWFDIDLWKESLDAATNELKKALPDDSEYFEKNKQAYFKKFDTLKEEAKAQMETLPSDKRVLVTAHDAFGYFGRMLDLEVVGLQGLSTEAEIGLSDIEETIQLLVEQQVPAVFIESSINPASINAVIEGGKKEGLDIELGGELFSDAMGDADSKEGTYIGMYEHNVSTIYQALSRGVE